A single region of the Etheostoma cragini isolate CJK2018 chromosome 3, CSU_Ecrag_1.0, whole genome shotgun sequence genome encodes:
- the LOC117941754 gene encoding cyclin-dependent kinase-like 1 isoform X1 yields MEKYEKLAKIGEGSYGVVFKCRHRDTGQIVAIKKFVESEDDPVIKKIALREIRMLKQLKHVNLVNLLEVFRRKRRLHLVFEFCEQTVLNELDKHPRGVPEAQLKSIVWQTLQAVNFCHKHNCIHRDVKPENILLTKTGVIKLCDFGFARILTGPEDEYTDYVATRWYRAPELLVGDTQYGPPVDVWALGCVFAELLHGNPLWPGKSDVDQLYLIRKTLGDLIPRHQQVFRSNVFFSGVSIPEPDTTEPLEKRFHGASLLALQVMKSCLVMDPCLRLSCEEVLELPYFQEEGVNWCRESERLGRRHDKGSRRRQPGAQYLPQLPNSNVSPAPDVKKQVKHKYHLPNI; encoded by the exons ATGGAGAAATATGAAAAGCTGGCCAAAATTGGCGAGGGTTCCTATGGTGTGGTGTTCAAATGCAGACACAGAGATACTGGCCAGATAGTAGCCATCAAGAAGTTTGTGGAATCTGAAGATGACCCTGTCATTAAGAAGATTGCATTGCGAGAAATACGTATGCTGAAG CAACTGAAACACGTCAATCTGGTCAACCTGCTGGAGGTTTTCAGGAGGAAAAGACGGCTGCACTTGGTGTTTGAGTTCTGCGAGCAGACGGTCCTCAATGAGCTGGACAAACACCCTCGAGG gGTTCCCGAGGCTCAGCTGAAGAGTATAGTGTGGCAGACTCTGCAGGCTGTCAACTTTTGCCACAAGCACAAT TGCATCCACCGTGATGTGAAGCCAGAGAACATCCTCCTCACCAAAACCGGAGTCATCAAGCTCTGTGACTTTGGCTTCGCCCGCATTCTGA CAGGACCAGAAGATGAGTACACAGACTATGTAGCGACTCGCTGGTACCGGGCCCCTGAGCTGCTGGTCGGCGATACTCAGTATGGGCCTCCTGTGGACGTGTGGGCTCTGGGCTGTGTCTTTGCTGAGCTGCTTCACGGCAATCCACTCTGGCCTGGAAAATCTGACGTTGACCAGCTCTACCTCATCCGAAAAACTTTAG GTGACCTGATCCCTCGTCACCAGCAGGTCTTCCGCTCCAACGTTTTCTTCAGTGGAGTCAGTATTCCTGAACCTGACACAACG GAGCCCTTGGAAAAGCGCTTCCATGGCGCGTCTCTTCTTGCCCTGCAGGTTATGAAG TCATGCCTGGTGATGGACCCCTGTCTCCGGCTGTCCTGCGAAGAGGTGCTGGAGCTGCCTTACTTCCAGGAGGAAGGAGTCAACTGGTGCCGTGAGAGTGAGCGCCTGGGAAGACGTCATGACAAAGGCTCTCGACGCAGACAGCCAGGG
- the LOC117941754 gene encoding cyclin-dependent kinase-like 1 isoform X2, producing MEKYEKLAKIGEGSYGVVFKCRHRDTGQIVAIKKFVESEDDPVIKKIALREIRMLKQLKHVNLVNLLEVFRRKRRLHLVFEFCEQTVLNELDKHPRGVPEAQLKSIVWQTLQAVNFCHKHNCIHRDVKPENILLTKTGVIKLCDFGFARILRPEDEYTDYVATRWYRAPELLVGDTQYGPPVDVWALGCVFAELLHGNPLWPGKSDVDQLYLIRKTLGDLIPRHQQVFRSNVFFSGVSIPEPDTTEPLEKRFHGASLLALQVMKSCLVMDPCLRLSCEEVLELPYFQEEGVNWCRESERLGRRHDKGSRRRQPGAQYLPQLPNSNVSPAPDVKKQVKHKYHLPNI from the exons ATGGAGAAATATGAAAAGCTGGCCAAAATTGGCGAGGGTTCCTATGGTGTGGTGTTCAAATGCAGACACAGAGATACTGGCCAGATAGTAGCCATCAAGAAGTTTGTGGAATCTGAAGATGACCCTGTCATTAAGAAGATTGCATTGCGAGAAATACGTATGCTGAAG CAACTGAAACACGTCAATCTGGTCAACCTGCTGGAGGTTTTCAGGAGGAAAAGACGGCTGCACTTGGTGTTTGAGTTCTGCGAGCAGACGGTCCTCAATGAGCTGGACAAACACCCTCGAGG gGTTCCCGAGGCTCAGCTGAAGAGTATAGTGTGGCAGACTCTGCAGGCTGTCAACTTTTGCCACAAGCACAAT TGCATCCACCGTGATGTGAAGCCAGAGAACATCCTCCTCACCAAAACCGGAGTCATCAAGCTCTGTGACTTTGGCTTCGCCCGCATTCTGA GACCAGAAGATGAGTACACAGACTATGTAGCGACTCGCTGGTACCGGGCCCCTGAGCTGCTGGTCGGCGATACTCAGTATGGGCCTCCTGTGGACGTGTGGGCTCTGGGCTGTGTCTTTGCTGAGCTGCTTCACGGCAATCCACTCTGGCCTGGAAAATCTGACGTTGACCAGCTCTACCTCATCCGAAAAACTTTAG GTGACCTGATCCCTCGTCACCAGCAGGTCTTCCGCTCCAACGTTTTCTTCAGTGGAGTCAGTATTCCTGAACCTGACACAACG GAGCCCTTGGAAAAGCGCTTCCATGGCGCGTCTCTTCTTGCCCTGCAGGTTATGAAG TCATGCCTGGTGATGGACCCCTGTCTCCGGCTGTCCTGCGAAGAGGTGCTGGAGCTGCCTTACTTCCAGGAGGAAGGAGTCAACTGGTGCCGTGAGAGTGAGCGCCTGGGAAGACGTCATGACAAAGGCTCTCGACGCAGACAGCCAGGG
- the tgfb1a gene encoding transforming growth factor, beta 1a: protein MKLALLMLMAVYTLGNVSGMSTCKTLDLEMVKKKRIEAIRSQILSKLRLPKEPDQEGDEEEIPTPLLSLYNSTKEMLMEQQIEGHKNISTEQEEEEYFAKVLHKFNMTAKNDTGTTRSSKSITMFFNIMEIRQSVGDYRLLTSAELRMLIKQPSIPTEQRVELYQGLGTSPRYLTSRFINNKLKDKWLSFDVTETLRNWLQGTEDEQGFQLRLFCECSQTSVDSGFDFSISGIKTGRGDTATLQAMTQQPPYILTMSIPQNSSSHLTSRKKRSTETKDTCTAQTETCCVRSLYIDFRKDLGWKWIHKPTGYNANYCMGSCTYIWNAENKYSQILALYKHHNPGASAQPCCVPQTLEPLPILYYVGRQHKVEQLSNMIVKSCKCS, encoded by the exons ATGAAGCTGGCGTTGTTAATGCTCATGGCTGTGTACACGTTGGGCAACGTAAGTGGTATGTCTACATGTAAGACCCTGGACCTGGAGATGGTGAAGAAAAAGCGCATCGAGGCCATCAGGAGCCAGATCCTCAGCAAACTGCGATTGCCGAAAGAGCCAGATCAGGAAGGAGATGAGGAGGAAATCCCTACCCCCCTACTGTCCCTCTACAACAGCACCAAAGAGATGCTGATGGAGCAGCAGATCGAGGGACACAAAAATATCTCAACTgaacaggaggaagaggagtacTTTGCCAAGGTGCTGCACAAGTTCAACATGACCG CCAAAAATGACACAGGGACCACCAGGTCCTCCAAAAGCATCACGATGTTTTTCAACATCATGGAGATTCGGCAAAGTGTGGGGGATTACCGCCTGCTGACCAGTGCGGAGCTACGGATGCTCATCAAGCAACCCAGCATACCTACTGAGCAGCGGGTGGAGCTGTACCAGGGTCTGGGAACATCGCCCCGCTACCTCACTTCCCGCTTCATCAACAACAAGTTGAAAGACAAGTGGCTGTCCTTCGATGTCACTGAGACGCTGCGGAACTGGCTCCAAGGGACCG AGGACGAGCAGGGTTTCCAACTTCGGCTGTTCTGTGAATGCAGCCAGACAAGCGTTGACAGTGGCTTCGATTTTAGCATCTCTGGGATCAAGACTGGTAGGGGAGACACAGCGACCTTACAAGCGATGACGCAGCAACCCCCCTACAtcctgaccatgtccatccctcaGAACAGCAGCAGCCACCTCACCTCACGCAAGAAACGCTCCACCGAGACTAAGGATACCTGTACAGC CCAGACAGAAACCTGCTGCGTGAGGAGCTTGTACATTGACTTCAGGAAAGATCTGGGCTGGAAGTGGATACATAAGCCAACAGGGTACAATGCTAACTACTGCATGGGTTCCTGCACCTACATCTGGAATGCTGAAAACAAATATTCTCAG ATTTTGGCCCTGTACAAGCATCACAACCCGGGAGCCTCTGCCCAGCCCTGCTGTGTTCCCCAGACACTGGAGCCCCTGCCAATCCTCTACTACGTGGGCAGGCAACACAAG GTGGAGCAGCTGTCCAATATGATAGTGAAATCCTGCAAGTGTAGCTAA